One Thermococcus kodakarensis KOD1 genomic window carries:
- a CDS encoding DUF1648 domain-containing protein produces MSELVFEVFISLTLLAAGLLTFAFRNRRNYFIGFRIGYTYMSDRAWRETNTFAGLFMMVFSVLLLGLALAGLGILTFILTMLAGVVFLTVAGFRVAKKAYEEEELSIEAPEKPSEKIEVNVRPYLVIQLLGLVAYIILAAILWDKLPERVAIHFNASGEPDNFASKTLGTLLFPLVVYPLFLVMTYFLREPAFAPLLRFSRRGWKAFAEFTTVMALGLVAIDSLVLLYNAGQVPSSWIGYSVWTFLIVTIGMIFRLFWARGEGT; encoded by the coding sequence ATGAGCGAGCTGGTCTTCGAAGTCTTCATCTCACTCACCCTTCTGGCTGCGGGCCTGCTGACCTTCGCCTTCAGGAACAGGAGGAACTACTTCATCGGCTTCAGGATCGGCTACACCTACATGTCCGATAGGGCCTGGAGGGAAACCAACACCTTTGCGGGGCTCTTCATGATGGTCTTCTCAGTTCTACTCCTTGGGCTTGCGCTGGCGGGCCTGGGAATTCTCACCTTCATACTCACAATGCTCGCGGGGGTCGTCTTCCTCACGGTGGCGGGTTTCAGAGTAGCCAAAAAGGCCTACGAAGAGGAAGAGCTGTCAATAGAAGCCCCAGAAAAGCCGTCTGAAAAGATAGAGGTCAACGTTAGACCATATCTGGTGATTCAGCTCCTCGGGCTGGTTGCTTATATCATCCTCGCGGCTATCCTCTGGGATAAACTCCCCGAGAGAGTCGCTATCCACTTCAACGCCTCTGGAGAACCGGATAACTTTGCCTCAAAGACCCTGGGCACCCTACTGTTCCCGCTTGTGGTTTACCCGCTCTTCCTCGTCATGACCTACTTCCTCAGAGAGCCCGCCTTCGCACCGCTCCTCAGGTTCAGCAGAAGGGGCTGGAAAGCCTTCGCGGAGTTTACGACCGTTATGGCCCTTGGGCTGGTGGCCATTGACAGCCTGGTGCTCCTCTACAACGCCGGCCAAGTTCCATCGAGCTGGATAGGTTATTCCGTCTGGACTTTTCTGATAGTTACCATCGGCATGATTTTCCGACTCTTTTGGGCGAGGGGTGAGGGAACGTGA
- a CDS encoding PadR family transcriptional regulator, which produces MLGKSEEKALKKLRKELRSGLYSFLVLSILEREGELHGYAIRKRLEELSGGKLVPSEGALYDLLKSLKKLGLLQDSWAEAGGRPRKYYSITEMGRSVLAQLREEIRVIESVLEKLEGL; this is translated from the coding sequence TTGCTTGGAAAGAGCGAGGAAAAGGCGCTCAAGAAGCTCAGAAAGGAGCTCCGCTCTGGCCTCTACTCCTTTTTAGTCCTCTCTATCCTCGAAAGGGAAGGAGAGCTACACGGCTACGCGATACGGAAGAGGCTTGAGGAGCTGAGCGGCGGAAAGCTCGTCCCCAGCGAGGGGGCCCTATACGACCTTCTGAAGAGCCTCAAGAAGCTCGGCCTCCTCCAGGACAGCTGGGCCGAGGCCGGTGGAAGACCTAGGAAGTACTACTCAATCACCGAGATGGGGAGGAGTGTTCTCGCCCAATTGCGTGAGGAGATAAGGGTAATCGAATCGGTTCTTGAGAAGCTGGAGGGTCTCTAA